A genomic segment from Necator americanus strain Aroian chromosome III, whole genome shotgun sequence encodes:
- a CDS encoding hypothetical protein (NECATOR_CHRIII.G9608.T1) — MFPTAGGSSQAIAQESAAPQSQQGLDFFRAFAQIAAQTSHSQQPASQYIASLGQQSVHAAQLAAQQHSPSISLLQQGITRQVDQHQDSATEQSNQPVRDDPHRRPSLMSNFFPPHISHQQGTSRDENHLDVDASGSFAGMKIDPSPGSTTLSDKETEEQAEKKATSDRLEAIEKDRKQADQQVETLTKRRERLKNIKKESEQEVKDVPNGETDERENIPLWQRIIAENKKRSLGKSRLAQKRPAQEALFFEPYDAPGMSDLLKKQKTFGPKLRQMVEFRHRVKVACYKYNDEFYSSCMRDFLRKTERWEHSPKKIARDLRNREIFERAFPEMKRTREEKERSCRNDRISLRGQDPSDDAAGSGEKAQVDEEFKMRNAAAIPPLLIHESNIRPRLFDNKHAVIKDAAQANKNWIETFLASWSDEEKNLFRERLAAVGKNYANIAMFLENKTVKDCVLYYYLCKKRENFKSLIPKRKRKLAKTYKPPIMPTPEELAMYQLVPQDAVTEAQSSTSQDSKCVMCQLRIDPTTNPGRILTRSNYEMYGIDAKKQGADCKICTKCKDEVLKIRNSGRCMVKVCASGKRKVKATKAMPAKWRQMDDRQRAFMLAHMSIPREIVKCCGPCFKRISKKLDLLFAGELDEEMAKFELEIHQTWQTAEISRLQNLVAQLGQNWCSISEQMNGRSADDCRMQYESLTKKEEEDEEDFEEDDKERHEDEMPMEEDTQDVPDVSVVTLPDGDGDLDITEVPTTSTAAALRASPAEVKPKEESLSVIEQPTTASGLVKGSITAGTPFRPPSVSIIEQQQTGSQLAAAAAAAVAASASSTPQPTTTQAMLAGFDQNTLMQLHQLFAGADENRARAILEQYQQQQQRNFQQFHQFVQQPSVEQLYMTYSQFSEADLNRIHPTVDVATRCVIELILQHRKQQTANLQMRQQHAAMLSQIQAKQLEQQRQERLQQEKQRQIDAAKKQLQEQIKHHDITAANIDKNTIAMAHRVGEINHSLQTASLTQQQRQQLLLEYSSQSAKCSSLQTMAQNHRLQRTQLQNQLDALNAGSGSAAAVASMSLSASPMVLRTHDASMPMDDEQRLREEIEKIDEDIRGMEKQVRRLEEEERTYQKKKMQAEQMITSAFRINSTVQDYQAKQELKEAQDNMRVVEHSRLTFQKKLDNLRENRELLMRQQRMLLNSGNTSGVIVGGSGSVSKGAVKDFTHSQQQAAKAVQPSTPLSLAAQAQAQQLHQLQLQQHKNLIGIRQPTADSKPPTSAHSPWPGASANKDRDGSHWGENKRFNNMLDRVVHEELTNSHAAQQAAHAAAAAHSSVAPPEIRRKSGLEMLNIPSVSVARHPHQRRPISPLGGAVGIQRPSINPAARSILGGASAYGALAINTSHGATGSPQMSGQHMSPSVSAAPSSVASNVFAHFQQSLSACSPASQASKTPQPMTSPALCVSKADVPAAVVQPMVSPALPNTTSVLTSVPSFQDTNVPSSTAVPPPPTLQFLASSTVSGPPTYEPISPDDSAPTSPVVRPEVPPSVPTSSSGSRMFSALDFDFPLAVTPSSTAPPPPSLAPPLAELLRTATSDAAIASAMTFEPLSDDDD; from the exons ATGTTCCCCACCGCCGGTGGAAGCTCTCAGGCGATTGCCCAAGAGTCCGCGGCACCGCAGtctcagcaaggtcttgactTTTTCAG aGCTTTCGCCCAAATAGCCGCTCAAACATCCCATTCACAGCAACCCGCTAGCCAATACATTGCATCCCTTGGTCAA CAGTCAGTACATGCAGCTCAGCTAGCCGCTCAACAACATTCCCCTTCAATTTCTCTATTGCAGCAAGGCATAACTCGTCAG GTGGACCAACATCAGGATAGCGCTACTGAGCAATCGAATCag CCTGTTCGTGATGATCCTCATCGACGTCCGTCTCTAATGTCGAATTTTTTCCCGCCACATATAAGCCATCAACAAGGAACTAGCAGAG ACGAAAATCACCTTGATGTGGACGCAAGCGGGAGTTTTGCTGGGATGAAGATCGATCCATCTCCGGGAAGCACAACGTTGTCTGATAAGGAGACAGAAGAG CAGGCTGAAAAGAAAGCAACATCTGACCGCCTTGAAGCAATAGAAAAGGATAGGAAACAAGCCGATCAACAAGTGGAAACGCTAACAAAACGAAGAGAACGCCTTAAG AACATCAAAAAAGAGTCGGAGCAAGAAGTCAAAGATGTGCCGAATGGCGAG ACTGATGAGCGGGAAAACATTCCCCTTTGGCAACGAATAATTgccgaaaataaaaagagatcGCTTGGAAAGTCACGACTAGCTCAAAAAAGACCTGCACAAGAAGCT ctgttctttgaaccttacGATGCACCCGGAATGAGCGATTTGCTGAAGAAGCAAAAG ACGTTTGGACCGAAACTCCGGCAGATGGTTGAGTTCCGACATCGAGTAAAAGTGGCCTGCTACAA GTACAACGACGAGTTCTATAGCTCATGCATGAGggattttcttcggaaaacaGAACGTTGGGAGCACAGTCcgaagaaaat CGCTCGAGATTTGCGCAATCGTGAGATTTTTGAAAGGGCTTTTCCGGAGATGAAAAGGacacgagaagaaaaagaacgctCCTGTCGAAATGATCGCATCAGCCTTCGTGGACAGGATCCCTCTGATGACGCAGCGGGTAGTGGCGAGAAG GCCCAAGTGGATGAGGAAttcaaaatgagaaatgcGGCTGCCATTCCTCCTCTACTCATTCATGAATCAAACATTAGACCTAGGCTTTTCGACAACAAGCATGCAGTTATCAAAGATGCTGCCCAAGCGAACAAAAATTG gatAGAAACGTTCCTTGCATCGTGGTCCgacgaagaaaagaacttgTTTCGTGAGAGGTTAGCTGCTGTTGGAAAAAACTATGCAAATATTGCTATGTTCCTCGAGAATAAG ACTGTGAAGGATTGCGTCTTGTACTATTACTTGTgtaagaaaagggaaaatttcaaGAGTTTGATACCCAAACGTAAACGAAAACTTGCGAAGACCTACAAG CCGCCGATTATGCCTACGCCGGAAGAACTTGCAATGTACCAACTGGTTCCACAGGATGCTGTAACGGAAGCACAGT CGAGTACATCTCAAGACAGCAAATGTGTGATGTGTCAGCTGCGGATTGATCCAACAACAAATCCCGGACGTATTCTTACACGGTCTAATTATGAGATGTATG GTATTGATGCGAAGAAACAAGGTGCTGACTGTAAGATTTGTACGAAATGCAAGGACGAAGTTTTGAAAATCCGAAATAGCGG ACGCTGCATGGTTAAAGTATGTGCTTCGGGGAAGCGAAAAGTGAAAGCAACAAAAGCGATGCCAGCCAAATGGCGTCAAATGGACGATCGTCAACGTGCTTTCATGCTGGCCCATATGTCCATACCGCGAGAGATTGTTAAATGCTGTGGTCCCTGTTTTAAACGGATATCTAAGAAGCTTGACCTG CTGTTTGCTGGAGAACTTGATGAAGAAATGGCGAAATTCGAACTTGAGATTCATCAGACTTGGCAAACTGCGGAG ATTTCCCGCCTACAAAATCTCGTTGCTCAGCTAGGCCAAAATTGGTGCAGCATTTCGGAACAGATGAATGGAAGGAGCGCTGATGATTGCCGAATGCAGTACGAATCTCTCactaaaaaggaagaagaagatgaggaAGACTTTGAAGAGGATGATAAGGAAAGACATGAAGATGAAATGCCGATGGAGGAGGACACTCAAGATGTTCCTGATGTTTCTGTTGTAACTTTGCCTGATGGTGATGGTGATCTGGATATAACCGAGGTGCCCACAACGTCTACTGCCGCTGCATTGCGCGCTTCTCCTGCAGAA GTAaagccgaaggaagaatcGCTATCTGTTATTGAGCAACCAACAACCGCTTCTGGTCTCGTTAAAGGATCAATAACTGCCGGGACTCCTTTCCGTCCTCCATCTGTTTCCATTattgaacaacaacaaactggCTCACAGCTTGCTGCTGCAGCAGCTGCAGCTGTGGCAGCATCGGCGTCGAGTACACCACAGCCTACA ACAACTCAAGCGATGCTCGCCGGTTTCGATCAAAACACGCTGATGCAGCTTCATCAACTGTTTGCAGGAGCAGATGAG AATCGTGCAAGAGCGATCTTGGAACAGTatcaacagcaacaacagcgAAACTTCCAGCAG TTCCACCAATTTGTCCAGCAACCTTCTGTCGAGCAATTGTATATGACGTACTCACAGTTCTCTGAAGCAG ATTTAAATCGTATTCATCCGACTGTAGACGTGGCTACCCGTTGTGTGATTGAACTGATCCTTCAACACCGAAAACAACAGACAGCAAATCTTCAAATGAGGCAACAACATGCTGCTATGCTG AGCCAAATTCAAGCGAAGCAGTTGGAACAACAGCGTCAAGAAAG ACTGCAACAAGAGAAACAACGTCAAATCGACGCCGCAAAGAAGCAGTTGCAGGAACAAATCAAGCATCATGACATCACTGCGGCCAATATCGATAAGAATACAATAGCGATGGCG CATAGAGTTGGAGAGATCAATCATTCGCTCCAGACGGCCTCATTAACACAGCAGCAACGACAACAGCTTCTCTTGGAATACAGTAGCCAGTCGGCTAAATGCTCAAGT TTGCAAACAATGGCTCAAAATCATCGTCTGCAAAGGACACAACTGCAAAATCAACTTGATGCATTGAATGCGGGCAGCGGATCAGCTGCTGCTGTGGCATCGATGTCGTTATCAGCATCACCAATGGTTTTGAGAACGCATGACGCATCCATGCCAATGGACGACGAACAGCGACTAAGAGAAGAGATTGAGAAG ATTGATGAAGACATCCGTGGCATGGAGAAGCAGGTACGACGGCTTGAGGAGGAAGAGCGAACGtatcagaagaagaaaatg CAAGCGGAGCAGATGATTACGTCAGCGTTTCGGATAAACTCAACTGTACAGGACTATCAGGCAAAACAAGAACTGAAGGAG GCGCAGGATAATATGAGAGTTGTTGAACACTCACGCCTGACATTCCAGAAGAAGCTGGATAATCTCCGCGAGAA TCGTGAACTTCTGATGCGGCAACAACGAATGCTGTTGAACAGCGGCAATACAAGCGGTGTGATCGTAGGCGGTTCTGGATCAGTGAGTAAAGGTGCCGTGAAAGACTTCACGCATTCGCAGCAGCAAGCAGCTAAAGCTGTGCAG CCATCCACACCATTGTCATTGGCTGCACAAGCGCAAGCACAACAACTACACCAATTGCAATTGCAACAGCACAAGAATCTTATCGGTATACGACAACCGACTGCTGACTCGAAACCG cCGACCAGTGCTCATTCTCCATGGCCGGGTGCATCGGCGAATAAAGATAGGGACGGTTCACATTGGGGCGAGAACAAGCGATTCAACAATATGCTTGACAGA GTTGTTCATGAGGAGTTGACAAATAGCCATGCTGCCCAGCAAGCAGCACATGCTGCAGCGGCTGCGCACTCCTCGGTTGCTCCACCGGAAATTCGACGGAAATCCG GTTTGGAAATGTTAAATATCCCATCAGTTTCTGTCGCAAGACATCCTCATCAGAGACGGCCTATTAGCCCTCTAGGGGGAGCTGTGGGAATACAACGACCATCTATT AATCCGGCTGCACGGTCGATTTTGGGAGGTGCATCAGCATACGGTGCTTTAGCCATAAACACTTCTCATGGTGCTACTGGTTCACCCCAAATGTCCGGACAACAT ATGTCGCCGTCGGTATCAGCAGCACCATCCTCGGtggcctccaacgtcttcgcTCATTTCCAGCAGTCACTAAGTGCCTGTTCACCTGCCAGCCAAGCCAGCAAAACACCTCAACCAATGACTTCGCCAGCGTTGTGTGTATCAAAAGCTGATGTTCCAGCAGCAGTAGTGCAACCAATGGTATCTCCTGCGTTGCCGAACACCACAAGTGTGCTGACATCAGTTCCTTCCTTCCAG GATACTAATGTGCCTTCGTCAACAGCAGTTCCACCACCACCAACGCTTCAGTTTCTTGCCTCTTCCACCGTATCAGGTCCACCTACATATGAGCCGATATCGCCAGATGACAGCGCTCCCACAAGTCCAGTCGTGCGCCCAGAAGTTCCTCCATCCGTGCCAACTT CATCCAGCGGTTCACGGATGTTCTCTGCGCTCGATTTCGACTTTCCGCTCGCTGTAACACCATCGTCGACAGCTCCACCACCGCCGTCACTGGCACCGCCCCTAGCTGAACTGCTTCGCACAGCGACCAGCGACGCGGCCATCGCCAGTGCTATGACTTTTGAGCCGTTGTCTGACGATGATGACTGA
- a CDS encoding hypothetical protein (NECATOR_CHRIII.G9605.T1): protein MRQCVLLEFEIDWVLERVTGLYNDLWGPTDVSEWKDLVCISAVEPLIVACGYNGPLTDCATPALLLLLLLLLLLLLLLLLLLLLLLLLLLLLPLLLVLLLSLLLLLMNY, encoded by the exons atgcgccaatgcgttttactggaattcgaaATCGATTGGGTTTTggagcgtgtaactggcctatacaatgacttgtgggggccaaccgatgtatcag AGTGgaaagacttggtttgcaTTAGTGCGGTCGAACCCTTGATCGTggcgtgtggctacaacgggcctctaaccgactgcgccacacccgccctattattattattattattattattattattattattattattattattattattattattattattattattattattattattaccattattactagtattattattatcattattgctattattaatGAACTATTAA
- a CDS encoding hypothetical protein (NECATOR_CHRIII.G9606.T1) has protein sequence MSILTRLREFDAYTKPMEDFRVRTFTGGMVSLIASIVIVLLAIQETTHYLAGDVVEQLYVDSTSSDVRLDVHFDITFHRLPCAFITVDVMDVSSENQDNVQNDIFKLRLDSSGGNVTSEAQKIEVNQNTTGMVVTTPKCGSCYGALPDGSCCNTCDEVKEAYQLRGWQVNADEVEQCKSDPWVKKFIEFKGEGCRVYGKLQVAKVAGNFHLAPGDAHRVMRAHVHDFHSLDLIRFDTAHRINHLAFGDEFPGKQHPLDGKNFDDGRAGIMHNYYVKVVPTSYVHMDGRVENSHQFSVTTHQKDITKGMSGIPGFIVQYEFSPLMVRYEERRQHLITFLVSLCAIIGGVFTVAQLIDSMIYHSSRVLERKLSLNKLG, from the exons ATGTCCATTCTAACACGATTACGGGAATTCGATGCATACACGAAACCGATGGAAGATTTCAGGGTTAGAACCTTCACCGGTGGAATGG TGTCCCTGATAGCTTCTATCGTGATTGTTCTCTTGGCAATTCAAGAAACAACACACTATCTTGCTGGAGATGTCGTAGAGCAATTATATGTGGATTCCACATCGTCGGACGTTCGTCTTGATGTACATTTTGACATCACTTTTCATAGATTGCCATGTGCAT ttattacTGTTGATGTTATGGATGTTAGTAGCGAAAACCAGGACAATGTGCAGAATGATATATTCAAGTTGCGTTTGGACAGCAGTGGTGGAAATGTAACAAGCGAAGCACAAAAAATAG AGGTGAACCAAAACACTACCGGTATGGTTGTTACAACGCCAAAATGTGGCAGCTGTTATGGGGCACTTCCTGATGGAAG TTGCTGCAACACATGCGATGAAGTAAAAGAAGCGTATCAATTGCGAGGCTGGCAAGTTAATGCTGATGAAGTAGAGCAGTGTAAG AGTGATCCGTGGGTGAAGAAGTTCATCGAGTTTAAAGGTGAAGGATGTCGAGTGTACGGAAAACTGCAGGTGGCGAAAGTTGCGGGTAACTTCCATCTTGCACCAGGAGATGCGCACAGGGTTATGCGAGCGCACG TTCACGACTTTCATAGTCTTGATCTAATCCGTTTTGATACTGCTCATCGGATAAACCACTTGGCGTTTGGAGATGAGTTTCCGGGGAAACAACATCCGTTGGACGGGAAAAACTTTGACGATGGAAGAG CTGGCATAATGCATAACTACTATGTGAAAGTTGTTCCAACCAGCTATGTACATATGGATGGTCGAGTGGAAAACAGTCATCAATTTTCAGTCACTACTCATCAGAAGGATATTACAAAAG GAATGAGTGGAATACCAGGATTTATTGTTCAGTACGAGTTTAGTCCATTGATGGTACGTTACGAGGAAAGGCGTCA ACATCTGATTACATTTCTTGTTTCACTCTGTGCTATCATTGGAGGTGTTTTCACGGTCGCTCAGTTAATCGACTCAATGATATATCATTCTTCACGGGTTCTGGAACGTAAACTTAGTTTAAACAAGCTTGGTTGA
- a CDS encoding hypothetical protein (NECATOR_CHRIII.G9607.T1), which yields MSSDTHLKISDEDLGRVMGISRYLNLSFTEKQLRAIVEAIDAGANPTALVEWLRQVEKSKRETTSESQPTV from the exons ATGTCCAGCGATACCCATCTGAAGATCTCCGATGAAGATTTGGGAA GAGTTATGGGAATCAGTCGCTACCTTAACCTTTCGTTCACGGAAAAACAACTTCGTGCAATTGTTGAG GCGATAGACGCTGGAGCGAATCCCACGGCACTGGTTGAGTGGCTGCGACAAgtcgaaaaatcaaaaagagaaactacCTCAGAGTCTCAGCCAACAGTTTGA